Sequence from the Nerophis ophidion isolate RoL-2023_Sa linkage group LG10, RoL_Noph_v1.0, whole genome shotgun sequence genome:
atcccgaccggagacgggtcagcagcacagagatgtccccaaccgatgtacAGGCGTACGGTACACCCCGAGTCTTAGTAATGTTATGTGAATCACAACCTACTTACCTATTTATTCATGAGAACTTTATAGAAGTGAACCAACACATTTgtcagaaattgtgataaaatGAAGAGGGGGTAGAATTCAATAAGCtcggtttcttctttttttttttccggcacGCTGCCATAAGAAATTGGACATGTGTATCATATTGTAACATGTTGGAAATACACTAAAAAGCAGCACTACCACCAGTAGGACACCATGCAGGGAAATAATGGTGTCGCTCTCTTGTTGACTCCCCTGCAGACGGCCGCCATGCTCAGCGCTGCACCATCCGCCCTGGAAGAGTGCGTCCACTCAGTTCCCGACCTGCATCACTTGAAAGCGGTCCTCCTGCACCACACGACGCTGGGACATTACGATTTAACCGGTAAGTCCCGTCATTGCAAAAacataccctatttttcggactataaggcgcttaAAAACCTTTCCATTCtctcaaaaatcgacaatgcGCCTCATTACCAGGTGCGTCTAATGTAAGgagtaattctggttgtgcttgcaGACCTTGAAGCACTTTTATTTGTTACATGTTGTAATAAGTGCGAGCAATAGATGgttgtcacacataagagatacgtagaGCAGGGCAACATGGCCTTTTATCAAtagcaatatttttaggccatgacacgatacacgatatataacgtatttccttgaattgccgccgggtatatagtatgtgcctgcctagaattactgccgggtcaaactcgttttgcaaaatattatttttattggcatatgcctagaatttccgccgggtcaaactcggttcgccaaataattagcatatgccaaaaatttccaccgggtcaaactcgtcacgtcacgagtgacacttcacctgtcgtcattttcaaaatggaggaggctgatttcaataatttgaaatcgcataaaggaaagaagattaagagctattcagtaggatttaaggtccaagctattgaatatgctaaaaaagaacagtaagcagctatgttttattaacataccgtagctgcgtgtgtcaaatatgagtcattgaatgactcccgcctcctggtggtagagggcgctagtgatcctaaaagtggggcggcatagctcggttggtagagcggccgtgccagcaacttgagggttgccggttcgattcccgcttccgccatcctagtcactgccgttgtgtccttgggcaagacactttacccacctgctcccagtgccaccctcactggtttaaatgtaacttagatattgggtttcactatgtaaagcgctttgagtcactagagaaaagcgctatataaatataattcacttcacttcttgcgacaactctgctgcagaagaagtgacaacaagcagcgaaaggtttttttttcctctcgcttgcacttttaacatggaggattacatatctaaaataaaactgttttctaaactggactttcaatcgaagcaggaggtaataaaggaagatctccatcgaaacagagagacttttaaaactgaagaaagataaggaagacttctataacaagttatcgatgcttttgatcagaaggagctggcatggacttcatttataagtaaaggtaacactataataaagttttttttttaattaaatgtgcttttcatgatggtatccttacattacactcaaatttataagcgcaggcctaaatttaccgcatgcctttggtaagtgccggagtgagaagaggttttaaactaattagcgccccagcggcaattcaaggaaatacggtacctccatattttgccttagccttgaattaacacttgatgcatataatcacatcagtttgatgattctatgtgctatattctgcattaatatatgctcattttaaactttcatgcagagagggaaatcacaactaaaacagtatttattcaacagttattaagcagtggcacaaacattcatgtcatttccaaaacagaaagtgcaagattgtcagagacattttaaaacaagctacgagtgcacttttgtgcatgatgtcactaagatgacatatcaaaacactaacttaaagtactttttgtacagaacgccactacaatagttaaaaacaaataaagtgcacttttgtgcatgatgtcacacaagatatttcaatgactttcaaataaaaatgagctgcataataggaaatcaaatagtgttcgtccttcgctctgtggtaggttcctgcggacgttatcttctgttgactttttttttttttttcatacggtgttgatgtggaaatagctGCTTTGgcatggtcaatcaatcaatgtgtatttctatatagccctaaatcaccagtgtctcaaagggctgcacaaaccacatcgtcatcctcggtagagcccacacaagggcaaggaaaactcacccctgtgggacgtcggtgacagtgacaatgatggctatgagaaaccttggagagtaccTCATAtattgaagatgatgtgtaaaacctCATCTatgcattttgaccaaagaaccaccattacatgttatgtagaccacaaggaagtagggctgggcgataaatcgcgggtttgtctctgtgcgatacagaaaatgactatcgtgatattcgaggatacgttctcacgcagttgcttttagctgctggcattacactgcatgcgtttccccactctttcctgtctttccttctcaccgagacttaaaacaagcgcaccttcttgcatacttcacgcgtgcaacgtcacacccTCCCGCTCAGCAGATAGGTAGCGACATGGTACCATCTACTTCATTTTCTACGGTGGAAAATGAAGTAgatggctgcttaccgtagttgggagacctgttgtggctcaacattggtccatatataaggcgcaccggatcataaggcgcactgtcaaaatttgaggtttttaggtgcgccttatagtgcggaaaatacggtacctttttataatgcggtgcgctttttgcataaaaaaaaaagacctgaatagaacCGCTCGtcagcagtgcgccttttaatttggtccagaaaatacggtacttgtgctttttttattttattttgaagttgaTGATGGCGCTCTTCCTGACAGATGATACGCAGACCATTCCGTCCTCGTTCGGGAACTGCATCCTGTCCTCGCTGTCCCTcccccagctggagaaggtggTCATCGATGGCGATCAAATCCAGCTGCAGCCTCCGCCCGAGCAGATATCAGGCTGCATGACCGTCCAGGTGGAGGGCGAGACCGTAACGCTTTTAGACTACATACACCTGGAGCAGATGCCTGCTCTGATGGAGCCCACCCCTCAGGAGGAGTCCCCAAACCAGGAGGATGAGGCGGAAAGCGAGGAAGCGGAcggcgacgacgacgacgacgactccatgaagccggcggcttttcagCCGCTCAAACAGAGCACGCGACTGGAGCTGAAGAGGAAAGCCGCGTCGGACCGAGACCTGGACTCTGAGGCAGCCAAGCGGCAAAGGAAGAAGCACCCGGGTAACAAGACGTGTCCCGTGTGCGGCAAGAACTTCCTCCGAGCCGCGGCCATGAGGCGACACCAGGAGACGCACTCGGACAACCGGGACCTGAGGTACAAGTGCGGCCACTGCGACAAGCGTTTCAGGGACCAGTACGACATGAACCGCCACAACATGCGCGTCCACGAGAGAGAAGAGACAAACTCCATCACCGACGACGTGGTGGTGGAGCCGGGCGCTCCGGAGATGTCGGACAACAAAAACTGTTCCCTGTGCGGGAAGTTCTTTGCTCGGCAGGTGGACATGGAGCGCCACATGAAGTCCCACTCAGAGGACCGCCCCTACAAGTGCCTGTTCTGCGAGAAAAGGTTCAAGAACCCGTACGTGCTGAAAAGGCACCAGAAGGAGATTTGCAAGAGCAAGGAGCTGAAGAGCCCCGCGGTGAGGAAGTGTGACGAGCAGCCGTCCGactcgctgctgctgctgccctcgGAAGGCTCGCCTGAAGGTAAAGTCTGTCCCATCTGCAGCAGGACGCTGCCCTGCAGCGCGGACATCGCCAAGCACCTTCGTTCCCACACCCAGGAGCGTCCCTTCATCTGCGTCACCTGCGACAAGGGCTTCAAGTACCGCGACACGCTCAAGAAGCACCAGATCATCCACGGGCACGAGGGTGTGCGCGAGGAGGCCAGCAAGAGCGTGGAACAGATCCTGGCCGAGGCCGACGCGCAGACATGCAGCGAGAAGCCGGAAGAAGCCCACGGAGCTCCGCCTCCCAAAGCTCCTCCTCAAAGAGCTCGGAGCAAAGCCCTGAAAGTGTGCCCCGTGTGCTCCAGAGCCTTCGACAACGTCAAGACGCTCAACCGCCACATTCAGTGCCACACGGAGGAGCGGCCGTACCACTGCGTGCACTGCAAGAAGCGTTTCAAGCACATGCACGGCCTCAAGAGGCACCAGATCTACGCCATCTGCCACAAGAAAATGTCCCGCTTCTCCTGGATGAAGGAGGTCACGGCGGGACCCAGCCAGAGCGAGGGCCAACAGGCCCCGCCCCTGCAGATCCCCGTGTGGTGTTCCAACTGCGGCaagcactttgagttcctctccgCCCTGAAGGAGCACCAGGAGAAGGTCTGCAAGGTGGACCTTAGGGACGTCATGACCTGCCGCGACTGCGGCAAGGAGTTCAAAAGCGTGACCATGCTGAAGGTGCATCAGAGGATCCACGACCCGCTCTACTGCAAAGAGTGCGGCAAGATCCTCGCCAGCGAGGCGGCCTTCGAGCGCCACAAGCTGATGCACCGGCCCATGGCGTGCACCATGTGCGACAAGACCTTCACGCTGCTGCGCCGCCTCAGGGAGCACTACGAGAAGCAGCACGCCTTCAGCGGGCCGTACCCCTGCTCGCAGTGCGACAAGAGCTTCGTGCAGCTCTCCTACCTCGCCATCCACCAAAGGATCCACAAGGGCGAGTTCCCCTTCGCCTGCGACATGTGCCCCGAGAAGTTCCGCTCGTCCAACTGCCTGACGGTGCACCAGCGCAAGCACACGGGCGAGAAGCCCTTCCTGTGCTGGCAGTGCGGCAAGTGCTACCGCTCGGCCTCCGAGCTCACCGTGCACATGGGCACGCACTCGGAGGAGCGGCCCTGGGCGTGCGCCCAGTGCGACATGGCGTACCGCACCAAGCTGCAGCTCACCAACCACGTGGAGCAGGTGCACATCGGCGTGCGCTACCCCTGCAACAGCTGCGGCAAGCAGTTCATGAAGGAGACCTCGCTGAAGCGCCACGAGCTCATCCACACCGGCGAGCGGCCGCACCAGTGCACCGTGTGCGGGAAGACCTTTCTGACCGCCAACGAGCTCCGCCTCCACAACCGCTACCACACGGGCGAGCGGCCGTACAAGTGCGACGTGTGCGGCAAGGCCTTCATCCAGTCGGGGTACCTCAAGTCGCACATGCGCATCCACACGGGCGAGAAGCCCTTCAAATGCGAGGTGTGCAACAAGGGCTTCCGGCTGTCCTACCACATGAAG
This genomic interval carries:
- the LOC133561010 gene encoding zinc finger protein 571-like isoform X2; translated protein: MLDFLSRFEKFLPVPDIQQTAAMLSAAPSALEECVHSVPDLHHLKAVLLHHTTLGHYDLTDDTQTIPSSFGNCILSSLSLPQLEKVVIDGDQIQLQPPPEQISGCMTVQVEGETVTLLDYIHLEQMPALMEPTPQEESPNQEDEAESEEADGDDDDDDSMKPAAFQPLKQSTRLELKRKAASDRDLDSEAAKRQRKKHPGNKTCPVCGKNFLRAAAMRRHQETHSDNRDLRYKCGHCDKRFRDQYDMNRHNMRVHEREETNSITDDVVVEPGAPEMSDNKNCSLCGKFFARQVDMERHMKSHSEDRPYKCLFCEKRFKNPYVLKRHQKEICKSKELKSPAVRKCDEQPSDSLLLLPSEGSPEGKVCPICSRTLPCSADIAKHLRSHTQERPFICVTCDKGFKYRDTLKKHQIIHGHEGVREEASKSVEQILAEADAQTCSEKPEEAHGAPPPKAPPQRARSKALKVCPVCSRAFDNVKTLNRHIQCHTEERPYHCVHCKKRFKHMHGLKRHQIYAICHKKMSRFSWMKEVTAGPSQSEGQQAPPLQIPVWCSNCGKHFEFLSALKEHQEKVCKVDLRDVMTCRDCGKEFKSVTMLKVHQRIHDPLYCKECGKILASEAAFERHKLMHRPMACTMCDKTFTLLRRLREHYEKQHAFSGPYPCSQCDKSFVQLSYLAIHQRIHKGEFPFACDMCPEKFRSSNCLTVHQRKHTGEKPFLCWQCGKCYRSASELTVHMGTHSEERPWACAQCDMAYRTKLQLTNHVEQVHIGVRYPCNSCGKQFMKETSLKRHELIHTGERPHQCTVCGKTFLTANELRLHNRYHTGERPYKCDVCGKAFIQSGYLKSHMRIHTGEKPFKCEVCNKGFRLSYHMKKHRRTHAGKAKSYTCEECGVSFLHKKSLWEHCVTHEVKLEHSFTEVRLEFQ
- the LOC133561010 gene encoding zinc finger protein 709-like isoform X1, which encodes METLHRTGNDSLLLLPSLRLFIPQLRLVSAAMWQVVQRADVQDYGTVEEFVGTVTDILPELLNADQKAQLMLGLRARVVLELCRAEAEPEREALEMHVSRIRTLISTWASQPCFAEVQFSESNFVDQIELLIKDPEERTKFFQDVFPTAFGHDYDSALQVLMLDFLSRFEKFLPVPDIQQTAAMLSAAPSALEECVHSVPDLHHLKAVLLHHTTLGHYDLTDDTQTIPSSFGNCILSSLSLPQLEKVVIDGDQIQLQPPPEQISGCMTVQVEGETVTLLDYIHLEQMPALMEPTPQEESPNQEDEAESEEADGDDDDDDSMKPAAFQPLKQSTRLELKRKAASDRDLDSEAAKRQRKKHPGNKTCPVCGKNFLRAAAMRRHQETHSDNRDLRYKCGHCDKRFRDQYDMNRHNMRVHEREETNSITDDVVVEPGAPEMSDNKNCSLCGKFFARQVDMERHMKSHSEDRPYKCLFCEKRFKNPYVLKRHQKEICKSKELKSPAVRKCDEQPSDSLLLLPSEGSPEGKVCPICSRTLPCSADIAKHLRSHTQERPFICVTCDKGFKYRDTLKKHQIIHGHEGVREEASKSVEQILAEADAQTCSEKPEEAHGAPPPKAPPQRARSKALKVCPVCSRAFDNVKTLNRHIQCHTEERPYHCVHCKKRFKHMHGLKRHQIYAICHKKMSRFSWMKEVTAGPSQSEGQQAPPLQIPVWCSNCGKHFEFLSALKEHQEKVCKVDLRDVMTCRDCGKEFKSVTMLKVHQRIHDPLYCKECGKILASEAAFERHKLMHRPMACTMCDKTFTLLRRLREHYEKQHAFSGPYPCSQCDKSFVQLSYLAIHQRIHKGEFPFACDMCPEKFRSSNCLTVHQRKHTGEKPFLCWQCGKCYRSASELTVHMGTHSEERPWACAQCDMAYRTKLQLTNHVEQVHIGVRYPCNSCGKQFMKETSLKRHELIHTGERPHQCTVCGKTFLTANELRLHNRYHTGERPYKCDVCGKAFIQSGYLKSHMRIHTGEKPFKCEVCNKGFRLSYHMKKHRRTHAGKAKSYTCEECGVSFLHKKSLWEHCVTHEVKLEHSFTEVRLEFQ